The DNA window CACATCCAGTGAGTTCAAAAATTCTGTCGGATAGTTGGTCGCTTCATCCTTGTCGGTCACGCTGTCAACGGATCTGTATGAATGCAGTTCTCCAGCGATTTCACTTTGAATAAGGAAATTCAAACTATCTACGTCCTTATTCTTCGCGGCTAGTATTGCCCGTTCACTAATCCAATCGagatttgtataattttgtgCTATGTCGGGAAACACCTTTGTGATGAGTTCCTCTTTTGATGATGTGAACTCGCAAAAATTTGCTGGGAACGATATTAGTCCAGTCGAAACATCAACAGGAATTTCACCATTGCCGAGCGCCAGCAGTTGTCTCGAGAATTCAGCAGCGGATGGGTCATTCTGCGATGCGACTCTCATGTTCGTGGTCAATTTAAACTTCTTGACATATCGCCACAAAGAGGTCGATTTTAGGCATGCATTTAGTTCATCGGAAGCCGTAGATTTCGGAATGACGGGAAGCGTTTGACGAAAATCTCCGGACAGCAATATTAAAGCCCCACCAAATAGTTTCGAATCACCTCGTAAATCCTTCATCGTTCGGTCAACTGCCTCCAAAGCTCGTTTATGCGCCATCGTGCATTCATCCCAAATGATGAGATTTTGCATTCTCGCATCAATTTTGCTGAGGCTGAATTCTTGCTGATCGTGCACGTTGGCTGGTCAACCGTCAGAAGATTCATGGGAATCTTTAAAGCGGAATGTGCAGTTCGACCGCCTTCCAACAATGTAGCAGCAATGCCAGATGATGCAACAGCCAACGCTATTTGACATCTAGATCGAATCGTTGCAAGAATTAACGAAATGACGAATGACTTTCCGGTCCCACCAGGAGCATCGATAAAATATAAGCCTCCCGTTTCATCGTCAACAACCTTCATTATTGAATCGTACACTTTCTTTTGCTCGGCATTCAAAAACGCGACATTTGTTTGAACTCTTTGGGCCAGGTCATCCTGATTGTAGTGTTGCTCCCGTTGAAATTCTCGATTGAAAGTATCGTGAACTGAACGATTTGGCGCTGGCATTCCCAATGTCGATAGTAGACTGCCGCACATGAGCATGCACATGTCTTCGATCCGTATTAATGCTTCGTTGTACATATCTACGTTAATGCCAAGAGTGAAATTAGAAGTTGTCCTGCGTTCTCTGTTCAATATATCGTCCACCATTTGGTCCTTGTATTTACTCGTGCAGTGATGTCAGGTCGATCGCTGGATGTTTGTCCTGAAAGCAACAAATTGGTAATTTCGGGCAATTTCGGATTGCATGTGAAGGTGATGAATAAATCCGGGCGTCCGTAATTCCGGACATACGTCATCGCATCTTGAGCATACtcatgcatatggcgcgggcttccaacataagtagctgggagaatggtcaaaaaaccgatgttggccgcgtgtccttcagtagcgatggcgtcacgcaagtggatgtactcgtctgagcgcaacttcgactgattaaaacgaatgaaattgagacgttccgtttctactttgacgtacatgtcgacacagtactgttgaaacaaacggcggtatcttaacagatgattgtcaacatcaagtcgaatcatcaatcgatacgcataaaaattcatacagctaaccttcttattcgtttcttctgctaaaatttgaattcaaactcagttgtagaattaaaaagacgtgatgacttttaaacaaacctgtcgttggattgaccatctttatgttgaagtgataaccatcttctccacgacagaacatcaacgggtattgaagagcatcataagaccgatgagtctcataaactcgctgcaattggccattatcccgacgcttaagaaaaatatcgcgtgattcaacattctcgccaacaatcaccactgcgacttcattgatagtgggagcattaaattgtcttgcatggctaccagtgggtcttttgtcagcgctgttactgattttatgttcgtcataatgcattatatccaatgcggttttaaacaatctgaccaatttattatgctcatggagaaggttttgcaattgttgaataatttcacgtttagttgcagtaaaaattgcacagcggtgatttagttcaacttccgaatcaccaatgaaatagatctgaaggaatttatgatctttgttttgtggtggtaacaaagcgcccgctcggtggcgaatttgcccttgaatctgaatgttgggatgcaattttgaaaaaatatgataataaagagacgccattaccttataacttggattgtagcctgattgttgaacaacctcggctccaaaagacgtcatttgaaagcatccgttatatttttgtgcaagcttcaggaaactgtttgattgggctgagtttccatatagtagcgagtacaaaggctctggtggatgagccaaaacgggcaatttaattttgccacctgcacagcataagccgggggtttccaaccgaaacttcaatgcattacaatgctgacatacaacagataatgaaccaataacaacgcacgtaagatccttgtaggatgtttcaggattgtatgcgaatgcagcgcgattcaagttttcatttgcggctcgtcttcctctattattttgtcgggcttgaggtggtctttgtgcagcgcgaagctgtgccatttgggcacgtatcgatgcatttatttctgtacgttcctcttgcgtccgactattacggaaattctgattatttattgcattgcgagaacgccgcccaagatttgatcgtctaacagcaggcattacttccaattgtttaagctcactttggtaatgcttcgttagctcgatttttttgtttaaatatttttttaccgagttcattgatacacaatttcaacgcagctatgatctttgtagggtgtttcagaattttacatacaacagtgtgtccatctgttgagccgctagcgacctttccggaaggactttccaaaattttcttatgctataaccttcttctggcaattacaaaaaaactgaaaaaaaaattgagccaaatcggcccagccgttctcttgtgatttgatccctaacattttttgtctccatttttatatatatagattagtttttacacgtcttatacatttgcatactcaattgtaaatttgtaaacaaaaagttcaaaactccgctaataatgtatgtatccacggcagaatttgtacttatattagtttttagaaggctaatacatttgcatactcaattgtacatttgtaaacaaaaagttcacaactcagctaataatgtctgaatccaattcagaatttatatttatattagtttttacacgtttaatacatttgcatactcacctaataatgtctgtatccacttcagaatttgtatttataatagtttttacacggctaatacatttgcatactcaattgtaaatttgtaaacaaaaagttcacagctcagataataatgcatatatccatttcagaatttatatttatattagtttttacacgtctaatacatttgcatactcagctaataatgcctgaatccacttcagaatttttatttatattagtttttacacggctaatacatttgcatactcaattgtaaatttgtaaacaaaaagttcacagctcagataataatgcatatatccatttcagaatttatatttatattagtttttacacggctaatacatttgcatactcaattgtaaatttgtaaacaaaaagtttacaactccgctaataatgtatgtatccacggcagaatttgtacttatattagtttttagaaggctaatacatttgcaaactcaattgtaaatttgtaaacaaaaagttcacaactcagctaataatgcctgaatccacttcag is part of the Drosophila kikkawai strain 14028-0561.14 unplaced genomic scaffold, DkikHiC1v2 scaffold_218, whole genome shotgun sequence genome and encodes:
- the LOC138929474 gene encoding uncharacterized protein, with the protein product MFCRGEDGYHFNIKMVNPTTAEETNKKVSCMNFYAYRLMIRLDVDNHLLRYRRLFQQYCVDMYVKVETERLNFIRFNQSKLRSDEYIHLRDAIATEGHAANIGFLTILPATYVGSPRHMHEYAQDAMTYVRNYGRPDLFITFTCNPKLPEITNLLLSGQTSSDRPDITARVNTRTKWWTIY